A window of the Citrus sinensis cultivar Valencia sweet orange chromosome 9, DVS_A1.0, whole genome shotgun sequence genome harbors these coding sequences:
- the LOC102620150 gene encoding 2-methoxy-6-polyprenyl-1,4-benzoquinol methylase, mitochondrial, with the protein MAVRVVTRNLGSRLLPMLSSTSLLHSHATSFGFKEVPAEEKSQLVSNVFSSVAKNYDLMNDLMSGGLHRLWKDRLVSKLNPFPGMKHLDVAGGTGDVAFRILDTVNSIKRRALQDVLEDDLQEETRIYVCDINPNMLNVGKKRALERGYQDKSLLWVEGDAEALCFEDSTMDGYTIAFGIRNVTHIEKALAEAYRVLKRGGRFLCLELSHVDIPVFKELYDYYSFSVIPAIGELVAGDRGSYQYLVESVRRFPPQEKFAAMISDAGFQKVEYENLVGGVVALHSGLKI; encoded by the exons ATGGCAGTGCGGGTGGTGACGAGGAATTTGGGGAGTAGACTCTTACCGATGCTCTCTTCCACTTCTTTACTGCATTCACATGCTACAAGCTTCG GGTTCAAAGAAGTACCGGCAGAAGAAAAAAGTCAATTGGTTAGCAATGTTTTCAGCAGTGTTGCTAAAAACTATGATCTCATGAATGATTTGATGAGTGGTGGATTGCATAGATTGTGGAAGGATAG ACTTGTTTCCAAGTTGAATCCATTTCCGGGAATGAAGCACCTTGATGTTGCTGGTGGAACAG GGGATGTTGCTTTCAGGATTTTAGACACTGTAAATAGCATCAAACGAAGAGCACTCCAGGATGTTCTTGAAGATGATTTACAGGAGGAAACTCGGATATATGTTTGTGACATCAACCCAAACATGCTAAATGTTGGTAAAAAGCGTGCTTTAGAGAGAG GTTACCAGGACAAATCACTTTTGTGGGTGGAAGGAGATGCAGAAGCCTTGTGCTTTGAAGACAGTACTATGGATGGTTACACAATTGCCTTCGGAATTAGGAATGTTACTCATATTGAGAAGGCTCTAGCTGAAGCTTACAG GGTACTGAAACGTGGAGGAAGATTTCTGTGCCTTGAGCTGAGCCACGTCGATATTCCTGTATTCAAGGAATT GTACGATTATTACTCATTTTCAGTCATTCCAGCAATAGGGGAACTGGTAGCAGGTGATCGGGGTTCTTATCAGTACTTGGTTGAGAGTGTCCGCCGTTTTCCCCCTCAG GAAAAATTCGCTGCAATGATTTCTGATGCTGGATTTCAGAAGGTTGAGTATGAAAATCTTGTTGGCGGAGTCGTCGCCTTACACTCaggattgaaaatttag
- the LOC102619486 gene encoding membrane-associated progesterone-binding protein 4 isoform X2: MVVKKIISSPFVAIAVLVTLVAVIFRFSPKLLLSRQQRLFTAEELALHNGTDESIPILLGILGSVFDVTKGKSHYGVGGGYNHFAGRDASRAFVSGNFTGDGLTDSLRGLSSTEVKSIVEWREFYFRSYTFVGKLVGRYYDNQGNATKYLKGAEAKAARGAQLLEKQKAEEAKQPGCNSRWSQDEGGEVWCDTGFPRLVQRPLEIALTGKMSKRCACFLEDQLDQQGLEVYEGCDYLAQTCRV; the protein is encoded by the exons ATGGttgttaagaaaataatatcatcCCCATTTGTGGCAATTGCAGTTTTAGTGACTTTGGTCGCTGTAATTTTCAGATTTTCTCCCAAACTCCTCCTCAGCCGTCAACAG AGATTGTTCACAGCTGAAGAATTGGCATTGCACAATGGAACTGATGAATCAATACCAATCCTTTTAGGAATTCTTGG ATCAGTGTTTGATGTGACCAAAGGAAAATCTCATTATGGCGTTGGAGGAGGTTATAATCATTTTGCTGGAAG AGATGCTTCCCGTGCATTCGTTTCAGGAAACTTTACAG GAGATGGACTCACTGATTCATTGCGTGGTCTATCCAGCACAGAG GTAAAGAGCATTGTCGAATGGCGGGAATTTTATTTCAGAAGTTACAC ATTTGTTGGTAAGCTAGTGGGTCGTTACTACGATAACCAGGGGAATGCTACAAAATATCTGAAAGGAGCTGAAGCAAAGGCTGCTAGAGGGGCACAGCTTTTGGAGAAACAGAAGGCTGAAGAGGCTAAACAACCTGGTTGCAACTCAAGGTGGAGTCAGGATGAGGGTGGAGAG GTTTGGTGCGACACCGGCTTCCCAAGGTTAGTTCAAAGACCTTTAGAAATTGCTTTGACTGGAAAGATGAGCAAGCGATGTGCTTGCTTTCTAGAAGATCAGCTTGATCAGCAAGGTTTGGAAGTGTACGAAGGATGTGATTATCTTGCCCAGACATGCCGAGTTTAA
- the LOC102619486 gene encoding membrane-associated progesterone-binding protein 4 isoform X1, giving the protein MVVKKIISSPFVAIAVLVTLVAVIFRFSPKLLLSRQQRLFTAEELALHNGTDESIPILLGILGSVFDVTKGKSHYGVGGGYNHFAGRDASRAFVSGNFTGDGLTDSLRGLSSTEVKSIVEWREFYFRSYTCCLSLSSEGQCLVFTLPSPAVRFVGKLVGRYYDNQGNATKYLKGAEAKAARGAQLLEKQKAEEAKQPGCNSRWSQDEGGEVWCDTGFPRLVQRPLEIALTGKMSKRCACFLEDQLDQQGLEVYEGCDYLAQTCRV; this is encoded by the exons ATGGttgttaagaaaataatatcatcCCCATTTGTGGCAATTGCAGTTTTAGTGACTTTGGTCGCTGTAATTTTCAGATTTTCTCCCAAACTCCTCCTCAGCCGTCAACAG AGATTGTTCACAGCTGAAGAATTGGCATTGCACAATGGAACTGATGAATCAATACCAATCCTTTTAGGAATTCTTGG ATCAGTGTTTGATGTGACCAAAGGAAAATCTCATTATGGCGTTGGAGGAGGTTATAATCATTTTGCTGGAAG AGATGCTTCCCGTGCATTCGTTTCAGGAAACTTTACAG GAGATGGACTCACTGATTCATTGCGTGGTCTATCCAGCACAGAG GTAAAGAGCATTGTCGAATGGCGGGAATTTTATTTCAGAAGTTACAC TTGTTGCTTGAGTTTATCCTCTGAAGGACAGTGCTTGGTATTTACTCTGCCTTCTCCTGCTGTCAGATTTGTTGGTAAGCTAGTGGGTCGTTACTACGATAACCAGGGGAATGCTACAAAATATCTGAAAGGAGCTGAAGCAAAGGCTGCTAGAGGGGCACAGCTTTTGGAGAAACAGAAGGCTGAAGAGGCTAAACAACCTGGTTGCAACTCAAGGTGGAGTCAGGATGAGGGTGGAGAG GTTTGGTGCGACACCGGCTTCCCAAGGTTAGTTCAAAGACCTTTAGAAATTGCTTTGACTGGAAAGATGAGCAAGCGATGTGCTTGCTTTCTAGAAGATCAGCTTGATCAGCAAGGTTTGGAAGTGTACGAAGGATGTGATTATCTTGCCCAGACATGCCGAGTTTAA